The stretch of DNA CGGGAGCTGGTCGCCCGCAGTGCGCGGGTGCGGGTGCTGGGCAGCGGGCACTCCTTCAACGAGATCGCCGACCCGGGCACCGGGGGCACCCTGCTCTCCCTGGAGGCGATGCCCGCCGAGGCCGACGTCGACACGGCGGCCCGCACGGTCCGGGTGGCCGGCGGTCTGCGGTACGCGGAACTCGCCCGCCGGGTGCACGCGCACGGCCTCGCCCTGCCCAACATGGCCTCCCTGCCGCACATCTCGGTGGCCGGCTCGGTGGCGACCGGCACCCACGGCTCCGGCGTCGGCAACGGACCGCTGGCCGCGCCCGTGCGGGAGGTGGAGATCGTCACCGCGGACGGCTCGACGGTCGTCATCGGCCGGGGCGACCCGCGGTTCGGCGGAGCCGTCACCTCCCTCGGCGCGCTCGGCGTGGTCACCGCGCTCACCCTGGACCTGGAGCCCGCCTACGAGGTCGAACAGCACCTGTTCACCGAACTCCCCCTGGAGGGGTTGGACTACGAGACGGTGGCCGCCGCCGCGTACAGCGTCAGCCTGTTCACCGACTGGCGCGACCCGGGCTTCCGCCAGGTATGGCTCAAGCGGCGCACCGACCAGCCGCTGCCCGCCTTCCCGTGGGCGGTACCGGCCAAGGTCGCGCTGCACCCGGTGCCGGGCATGCCGGCGGAGAACTGCACGCAGCAGTTCGGCGTGCCCGGCCCCTGGCACGAGCGACTCCCGCACTTCCGGGCCGAGTTCACCCCGAGCAGCGGCGCCGAGTTGCAGTCGGAGTACCTGCTGCCGCGCCGGTACGCCCTCGACGTCCTGCACGCGATCGACGGGATCCGGGAGACGGTCGCCCCGGTGCTCCAGACGTGCGAGATCCGCACCGTCGCCGCCGACGAGCAGTGGCTGAGCCCCTCCTACGGCCGGGACACCGTCGCCGCGCACTTCACCTGGTTCGAGGACACGGTCGCCGTACTGCCGGTCGTGCGCCGGCTTGAGGAGGCTCTGGCGGACCTCGACCCCCGCCCGCACTGGGGCAAGGTGTTCACCACACCGTCGGCCGCACTGCGCGACCGGTATCCGCGCATGGACGACTTCCGCGTCCTGGCACGGGAGTTGGACCCGGCCGGGAAGTTCACGAACGCCTTCCTCGCGGACCTCCTGACCCCGTGACCCGCACCTCCGCCCACACCATCTTGTAGGCACGGCCCGCCCGCGGCTCCACGCCCCATCGTTCGGACACCGCCGCGACCAGCAGAAGCCCGCGCCCGCCCTCGCCGTCCGGCTCCCGCAGCACCGGGAGCCGTTCGGTCCGCGCGTCGGCCACCTCCACCCGGACGACCGCGCCCTCCCACAGCAGCCGGACGCGGAAGTCCCGCCCGGGGACGCGGCCGTGCCGCACGGCGTTGGCAGCGAGTTCGGCGACGACCAGGGTCACGTTCTCGCCCGCCTCGCCGCCGTACGGGAAACCCCAGGCGTCCATCCGGTGCGCCACGAGCCGCCGCGCGAGCCGGGCACCTCGCGGCGTGCAGCTGAACAACTGACTGAACATACGTACGGTGACGGGCTCCTGGAGCCGGGGGTCTGCGTGCATGGCCCGACGGTTCCGCAGGTCACGCGGGCCGAACCAGTCACGGCGCTCGTACGCTGCGCACTGTAGGAGTTCACGCCATGGACAGTGGGCGTCACTGGGCGTGACCCTGGGTGCCCTCGCGGGGTTGGGAAATTCAGCGGACTCGGGGGGTACCTGCCATGACCGAAACCACCAGCACCAACACGGCCACGACCACCGGCGAGCCCGAACCGTCGGACAGCATGAAGGCGTTCGGGGCGGCACACAAGGCCTTCCGCAAACGGGCGGGCTTCACCCAGGAGGACTACGCCCCGCTCGTCGGCTACCAGCCGGGGACCGTGGCCTCGATCGAACAGGGGCGACGCTTCCCGCCCCGCGTGTTCGTCGAGCGCGCGGAGGAGGTACTGGACGCCTTCGGCGCGCTGAAGGGCGTGTACAAGCACGTCGGCCGGGAGAAGGGGCTGGCGTCCTGGTTCCGCCAGTGGGCGGAGCTGGAGGAGCAGGCGATCAGTTTGTACACCTTCGAGAACCGGCTGGTGCCGGGACTTTTGCAGACGGAGGCGTATGCGCGCACCTTGTTTGACGAACAAGTTCCCGTGCTGACCGACTCCCAGGTCGAAGCTCAGCTCGCTGCTCGGGAGGAGCGCCAGCGCCTGTTGGTGGAACGGCCCAACACGGCGTACAGCTTCATCGTGGAGGAGTACGTCATCCACCGGGCGACCGGCGGCCCGGACGTCAGGCGCGAACTGATCGACCACATGCTGGAGGTCACGAAGCCTCGCAACATCGAGCTGCAGTTGCTGCCCTTGGCGCTGGGCGCCCACGCAGGTATGGCCGGTCCCATCCAGTTGTTGGAGGCCCCGGAGCACGAGTGGTTCGCGTACTGCGAAGGACAGCGAAGCGGCCAACTCCTCGTGGACCCGAAATCGATCAGTGTGCTCCACATGCGTTATGCGAAACTGCGCTCACAGGCTCTTTCTCCGGGCGACACCCGGAACCTGCTGGAGCGAACGCGAGGAGCGCTATGAGCACCGATGAACTGGCCTGGTTCAAAAGCAGCTACAGCAGCAGCGGGGACGGCGACTGTGTCGAGGTGGCCGCCTGCCCCGCCGCCATCCATGTCCGCGACTCCAAGAACACCGCCGGTGCTCAGCTCACCCTCTCCCCCACCGCCTGGTCGGAGTTCACAGGGTTCGCCGCGCATGAGTGACCTCTGCTTCGACGTGTCCGGCAGCGGGCCCGTGCTGCTCGTCATCCCCGGTGGGGCCGGGCATCCCATGGGGCTGGACCGGATGGCGGCGCGTCTCGCCCAGCGCTTCACCGTCGTGACCTACGACCCGCTGGGCCTCGCCCACGGACGACTCGGGCAGCCCGTCAACGACCAGCGGGTCGAGGAGTGGAGCGACGGGGCACGCCGGGTGCTCGACGAGGTCCTGCCCGACGGGGAGTCGGCCTACGTCCTCGGCACCAGTTCCGGTGGCATCGCCGCACTGGACCTGCTGGCCCGTCACCCCGGACGGCTGCGGCACGTCGTCGCGCACGAGCCTCCGAGCGTGGCGGCACTGCCGGACGGGGCACGGCAGCGGGAGCGGTTCCAAGAGGTGTACGACACGTACCGCGCGGCGGGCCCGCAGGCCGCGGGAGCGCGGCTCGCCGTCGTGCTGGAGGAACGGGAGGCGGGAGAGGACGGCCGGGACGGCCAACCCCTCTCCCGTGATGGCGAGTTGTCCTCCCCGATGGCGCTCTTCCTCGCCCATGTGCTCATTCCGTTCACTTCCCACGTACCGCCCGCGGTCCCTCCCTCGGCGCCTCTCACACTCGCTGCCGGCGTCGACTCACGAGGCCAACTCCTGCACCGCACCGCCGCGTTCCTCGCCGAGCGGTACGGCGCCGGCTTCGCGGAATTCCCCGGTGGACACATCGGCGCCGTCCAGCACCCTGAGGCGTTCGCGGACCGCCTTGTGGGGTCCTGGTAGTCCTCGCCGAAAAAGCACCGGAGCAGCGTCAACGTCGATCCACTCCCGACACGCAGCCCCTCTCTGTCACCGTGATCACAAAATGATCTCTTATGGGCGTTTAATAAGGTTTGTCGCTTTTTAGCCCGTCAGGTGTACGGCCGCGCGCTCGCACGCGAAGTGCCTCGCCGTGAGAGAAGGGGTTTGACCCGTAGATGAATGCTTGTCAGCGTCAACATGACGCTCTGCTGCGGCGTTGGGTCAGTCGGATGCCGGCGGCCCGAGACGGTGTCCGGGGTGAGGGCGGGTGGAATCACGGTGCGGTGTCTGCGGGGTGCGCGGTGCTCACCGGAATGGCGCTGCTGGCCGTGACGGCCCCGCCGGTGGCCGCGGCTGCGGCGCGGGTGCGGGCGGCGCCCGCACCGGTGACACAGACGTTCACCTTCACCGGCGCCCCGCAGACCTACACGGTCCCGGCGGGGGCGGTCGTGACGATCACCGCGGACGGCGCGGGGGGCGCCGACAACACCGGCACCGTCTGCGGCTTCACCGGGACCGGGGGCACCGCGGGACGTGTCATCACCACACTGCCGCCAACCACCGCCCCGACGACCTTCACCGTCAATGTCGGCGGCACCGGCGGCAAAGGGTGCAACGGAACCGGCGCCGGCGGATACAACGGCGGCGCACCAGGCGGCACCTCAAGCAACCCCACAGGCTCTTTCCGGCACGGTCCCGGAGGAGGCGGGGCGTCCAGCGTCAGCACCGGCACCAGCCTCCTCGTCGTCGCCGGCGGCGGCGGCGCCGCCGGCGGCACCCCCTTCTCCGGCACCATTACGGGAGGAAACGGGGGCAACAGTGGCACACCAGACGCCGCCGTCGGCACCACCGGAGGATCCGATGGCGGTGGTTCGCCAGGATCTGGCGGGCAAGGCGGCAGCACCACCACCTTGACCGGCGGCACCGGCGGTGCGCCAGGCACCGCCACTGGAGGCTGCACGCCCACCGCGGGCAACCCGGGAATCAGCTTCACGGGCACCACGGTCGGCACCGGCGGCACCGGCGCCTACAACACCGGCAGCTTCTGCGTGGCCGCCGGGGCCGGGGGAGGCGGAGGCGGAGGGTACTTCGCCGGTGGTGGCGGCGGCGCCGCCGCACCCGGCACCAGCGGTTTCGGCCGGGCGGGTGGTGGCGGAGGTGGTGGAGGCAGTAGCTTCGCCACCCCGACGGGCACCGGCACGAGCTATGCGCTGTCCACGATCGGCACGGCGAACAACAACGGCCAACTCGTCATCTCCTACACCCTCGCACCCAAGCTGACCATCACCAAGAGGCACACCGGGCACCTCACCCGAGGCAAGTGGGGCGCCTACACCATCACCGTCCGCAACGCCGGGCCCGGCCCGACCGACGGCACCACCGTCACGGTCCACGACGCCCTTCCGCGAGGGCTGCGCGCTCGCGGGATCAGCGGCCCCGGGTGGAACTGCAACCAGAAAACCCTCACTTGCACACGCACCAACCCGCTGCCCGCCAAGAGCTCCTACCCGCCCATCACCCTCAAGGCCGAGGTCTCCCGCAACGCCCCCCACCACGTCACCAACCGTGCCACCGTCAGCGGCGGCGGCGACCCCACCACGCACAGCGCCACCGACCGCACCTCCATCAGGCACGAGTACCACCACACGCACCGCCACAAGAGGTACCAGTCGCACAAGTGATTGATCGCGGATCGGGTAAGGACCCCTGCCGGCCACTTACCCGATCCGCTTTTCTCACTCGCAGTCTTGTCAGGGGCATGCATCGCTTCTATAGTCCGGTTCTAAACGATGGGAGCGCTCCCACAGAAGCGCGAACGGGAGCACTCCTCCTCCCCACGACGTCGCCCCTCGAAGAGGCCCCCCTATGCGACTGCCGCCCCATCGGCTCGACCCCGCGCGCGGCTTACTGTGCGCGCTGCTCACCGCACTCGCCCTGGTCGCCGCCTTCCTGGCGGCCGCTCCGGCGGCGCGCGCCGACACACAGATCTGCGACGCCTTCGGAACAACCACGATCCAGGGCCGCTACGTCGTCCAGAACAACCGCTGGGGCACCGACGCCGCCCAGTGCATCACCGTCACGGACTCCGGCTTCCGGATCAACCGGG from Streptomyces sp. 6-11-2 encodes:
- a CDS encoding FAD-binding protein, with the translated sequence MTGTTVTNWAGNITYSAAEVDRPGSLDAVRELVARSARVRVLGSGHSFNEIADPGTGGTLLSLEAMPAEADVDTAARTVRVAGGLRYAELARRVHAHGLALPNMASLPHISVAGSVATGTHGSGVGNGPLAAPVREVEIVTADGSTVVIGRGDPRFGGAVTSLGALGVVTALTLDLEPAYEVEQHLFTELPLEGLDYETVAAAAYSVSLFTDWRDPGFRQVWLKRRTDQPLPAFPWAVPAKVALHPVPGMPAENCTQQFGVPGPWHERLPHFRAEFTPSSGAELQSEYLLPRRYALDVLHAIDGIRETVAPVLQTCEIRTVAADEQWLSPSYGRDTVAAHFTWFEDTVAVLPVVRRLEEALADLDPRPHWGKVFTTPSAALRDRYPRMDDFRVLARELDPAGKFTNAFLADLLTP
- a CDS encoding ATP-binding protein, which codes for MHADPRLQEPVTVRMFSQLFSCTPRGARLARRLVAHRMDAWGFPYGGEAGENVTLVVAELAANAVRHGRVPGRDFRVRLLWEGAVVRVEVADARTERLPVLREPDGEGGRGLLLVAAVSERWGVEPRAGRAYKMVWAEVRVTGSGGPRGRRS
- a CDS encoding helix-turn-helix transcriptional regulator; the encoded protein is MTETTSTNTATTTGEPEPSDSMKAFGAAHKAFRKRAGFTQEDYAPLVGYQPGTVASIEQGRRFPPRVFVERAEEVLDAFGALKGVYKHVGREKGLASWFRQWAELEEQAISLYTFENRLVPGLLQTEAYARTLFDEQVPVLTDSQVEAQLAAREERQRLLVERPNTAYSFIVEEYVIHRATGGPDVRRELIDHMLEVTKPRNIELQLLPLALGAHAGMAGPIQLLEAPEHEWFAYCEGQRSGQLLVDPKSISVLHMRYAKLRSQALSPGDTRNLLERTRGAL
- a CDS encoding DUF397 domain-containing protein is translated as MSTDELAWFKSSYSSSGDGDCVEVAACPAAIHVRDSKNTAGAQLTLSPTAWSEFTGFAAHE
- a CDS encoding alpha/beta fold hydrolase encodes the protein MSDLCFDVSGSGPVLLVIPGGAGHPMGLDRMAARLAQRFTVVTYDPLGLAHGRLGQPVNDQRVEEWSDGARRVLDEVLPDGESAYVLGTSSGGIAALDLLARHPGRLRHVVAHEPPSVAALPDGARQRERFQEVYDTYRAAGPQAAGARLAVVLEEREAGEDGRDGQPLSRDGELSSPMALFLAHVLIPFTSHVPPAVPPSAPLTLAAGVDSRGQLLHRTAAFLAERYGAGFAEFPGGHIGAVQHPEAFADRLVGSW
- a CDS encoding DUF11 domain-containing protein → MLTGMALLAVTAPPVAAAAARVRAAPAPVTQTFTFTGAPQTYTVPAGAVVTITADGAGGADNTGTVCGFTGTGGTAGRVITTLPPTTAPTTFTVNVGGTGGKGCNGTGAGGYNGGAPGGTSSNPTGSFRHGPGGGGASSVSTGTSLLVVAGGGGAAGGTPFSGTITGGNGGNSGTPDAAVGTTGGSDGGGSPGSGGQGGSTTTLTGGTGGAPGTATGGCTPTAGNPGISFTGTTVGTGGTGAYNTGSFCVAAGAGGGGGGGYFAGGGGGAAAPGTSGFGRAGGGGGGGGSSFATPTGTGTSYALSTIGTANNNGQLVISYTLAPKLTITKRHTGHLTRGKWGAYTITVRNAGPGPTDGTTVTVHDALPRGLRARGISGPGWNCNQKTLTCTRTNPLPAKSSYPPITLKAEVSRNAPHHVTNRATVSGGGDPTTHSATDRTSIRHEYHHTHRHKRYQSHK